A single region of the Salvia miltiorrhiza cultivar Shanhuang (shh) chromosome 8, IMPLAD_Smil_shh, whole genome shotgun sequence genome encodes:
- the LOC131001360 gene encoding auxin-induced protein PCNT115-like isoform X1: MGVNVPRVKLGSQGLEVSKLGLGCMSMSAYYGPPKPEADMIQLIHHSIDSGVTFLDTSDFYGDNEILIGKALKGGVREKVQIATKFGIVSREGEMIVNGEAEYVRAACEASLKRLDIHCIDLYYVHRIDTRVPIEVTMGELKKLVEEGKIKYVGLSEASASTIRRAHAVLPISAVQIEWSLWSRDVEQEIIPTCRELGIGIVAYSPLGHGLLSAGPKALENAAEGDVRKTYFPRFKDENLEANKSVYEEMSEMGTRRGCSTAQLALAWLMQQGDDVCPIPGTTKIKNLNDNLGSLTVKLTSEEMDKLSALADTVKGERYTFMTHTWINANTPPLSSWNA; the protein is encoded by the exons ATGGGTGTGAATGTGCCGAGAGTGAAGCTAGGGTCGCAGGGCCTGGAGGTGTCCAAGCTAGGCCTGGGTTGCATGAGCATGTCGGCTTACTACGGGCCGCCGAAGCCCGAGGCCGACATGATCCAACTCATCCACCACTCCATCGACTCCGGCGTCACCTTTCTCGACACCTCCGACTTCTACGGGGACAACGAGATCCTCATCGGAAAG GCTTTGAAAGGGGGAGTGCGGGAGAAGGTGCAAATTGctaccaagttcgggatagtaagTAGGGAAGGAGAGATGATTGTAAATGGTGAGGCAGAGTATGTGAGGGCTGCTTGTGAGGCAAGTTTGAAGCGTCTTGATATTCACTGCATCGATCTCTATTATGTTCATCGCATCGACACTCGTGTGCCCATTGAAGTCACA ATGGGGGAACTAAAGAAGCTGGTTGAGgaaggaaaaatcaaatatgttGGGCTCTCAGAAGCCTCTGCTTCAACAATAAGAAGGGCTCATGCTGTTCTTCCAATTAGTGCTGTTCAGATCGAATGGTCATTGTGGTCAAGAGATGTCGAACAAGAAATCATTCCCACCTGCAG AGAACTTGGCATTGGAATAGTCGCGTATAGTCCCCTTGGACACGGCCTACTTTCAGCCGGTCCCAAGGCGTTAGAGAACGCAGCAGAGGGCGATGTTCGTAAG ACCTATTTCCCAAGGTTTAAGGATGAAAATCTTGAAGCCAACAAGTCTGTATATGAAGAGATGAGTGAGATGGGTACAAGGAGAGGTTGCAGCACAGCTCAACTGGCATTGGCTTGGCTTATGCAGCAAGGAGATGATGTGTGCCCGATACCGGGGACCACCAAGATCAAAAACTTGAACGACAATCTCGGATCTCTCACCGTGAAATTGACTTCAGAGGAGATGGATAAGCTCTCTGCGTTGGCAGACACAGTCAAGGGAGAGAGGTACACGTTCATGACACATACATGGATCAATGCAAATACGCCTCCATTGTCATCTTGGAATGCATGA
- the LOC131001360 gene encoding probable aldo-keto reductase 4 isoform X2, which yields MGVNVPRVKLGSQGLEVSKLGLGCMSMSAYYGPPKPEADMIQLIHHSIDSGVTFLDTSDFYGDNEILIGKALKGGVREKVQIATKFGIVSREGEMIVNGEAEYVRAACEMGELKKLVEEGKIKYVGLSEASASTIRRAHAVLPISAVQIEWSLWSRDVEQEIIPTCRELGIGIVAYSPLGHGLLSAGPKALENAAEGDVRKTYFPRFKDENLEANKSVYEEMSEMGTRRGCSTAQLALAWLMQQGDDVCPIPGTTKIKNLNDNLGSLTVKLTSEEMDKLSALADTVKGERYTFMTHTWINANTPPLSSWNA from the exons ATGGGTGTGAATGTGCCGAGAGTGAAGCTAGGGTCGCAGGGCCTGGAGGTGTCCAAGCTAGGCCTGGGTTGCATGAGCATGTCGGCTTACTACGGGCCGCCGAAGCCCGAGGCCGACATGATCCAACTCATCCACCACTCCATCGACTCCGGCGTCACCTTTCTCGACACCTCCGACTTCTACGGGGACAACGAGATCCTCATCGGAAAG GCTTTGAAAGGGGGAGTGCGGGAGAAGGTGCAAATTGctaccaagttcgggatagtaagTAGGGAAGGAGAGATGATTGTAAATGGTGAGGCAGAGTATGTGAGGGCTGCTTGTGAG ATGGGGGAACTAAAGAAGCTGGTTGAGgaaggaaaaatcaaatatgttGGGCTCTCAGAAGCCTCTGCTTCAACAATAAGAAGGGCTCATGCTGTTCTTCCAATTAGTGCTGTTCAGATCGAATGGTCATTGTGGTCAAGAGATGTCGAACAAGAAATCATTCCCACCTGCAG AGAACTTGGCATTGGAATAGTCGCGTATAGTCCCCTTGGACACGGCCTACTTTCAGCCGGTCCCAAGGCGTTAGAGAACGCAGCAGAGGGCGATGTTCGTAAG ACCTATTTCCCAAGGTTTAAGGATGAAAATCTTGAAGCCAACAAGTCTGTATATGAAGAGATGAGTGAGATGGGTACAAGGAGAGGTTGCAGCACAGCTCAACTGGCATTGGCTTGGCTTATGCAGCAAGGAGATGATGTGTGCCCGATACCGGGGACCACCAAGATCAAAAACTTGAACGACAATCTCGGATCTCTCACCGTGAAATTGACTTCAGAGGAGATGGATAAGCTCTCTGCGTTGGCAGACACAGTCAAGGGAGAGAGGTACACGTTCATGACACATACATGGATCAATGCAAATACGCCTCCATTGTCATCTTGGAATGCATGA
- the LOC130998115 gene encoding uncharacterized protein LOC130998115 — MRAIFPRLLAPPRLEVIHLAGMQAFFIIFDEVQGEHVALFAMVLWQIWKDRNTVVWKEIFPNPDRSVATAVGCRQEWLLARARGTRQHSALSSSAVCLGWHDLSEGDVLCGVDAAFFEGDNAMGLGLVFGDHSGNFLTGTSLKIPGMRSIEEGEVLGIKEVFSWIQRLGYVSGIVELDSKRACNEITSGGRNISEFGLLAKFCREELSMLPGFCLRHVRCDQNVIAHGLAKAARDL; from the coding sequence ATGCGAGCCATCTTTCCACGCTTATTGGCTCCGCCACGTCTAGAAGTGATTCATTTGGCTGGAATGCAGgctttcttcatcatcttcgATGAGGTGCAAGGCGAACATGTTGCTCTCTTTGCCATGGTCCTTTGGCAGATTTGGAAGGACCGCAACACCGTCGTCTGGAAGGAGATCTTTCCTAATCCCGATAGGTCTGTGGCTACTGCTGTTGGCTGCCGTCAAGAATGGCTTTTGGCGAGAGCTCGGGGCACCAGACAGCACTCTGCTCTTTCTTCGTCCGCTGTTTGCTTGGGTTGGCACGATTTGTCGGAGGGAGATGTTCTTTGTGGAGTGGATGCTGCCTTCTTCGAGGGTGATAATGCGATGGGGCTTGGTCTGGTCTTCGGAGACCACAGCGGCAATTTTCTCACCGGCACCTCTCTGAAAATTCCGGGCATGAGGAGTATTGAGGAAGGTGAAGTTTTGGGCATCAAGGAGGTGTTTTCCTGGATCCAGCGCCTTGGCTATGTTAGTGGGATCGTGGAATTGGATAGTAAGCGTGCTTGCAATGAGATTACTTCTGGTGGAAGGAACATTTCTGAGTTTGGTCTTCTTGCTAAATTCTGCCGGGAGGAACTTTCTATGCTTCCGGGTTTCTGTTTAAGACATGTTCGTTGTGATCAAAATGTTATCGCCCACGGCTTGGCGAAAGCTGCGAGAGATTTATAG
- the LOC131001357 gene encoding auxin-induced protein PCNT115-like, giving the protein MGVNVPKIKLGSEGLEVSKQGLGCMGMSAFYGPPKPEPDMIKLIHHAINSGVTFLDTSDMYGPHTNDVLIGKALKGGMREKVQLASKFGVVNQDGKREIRGDPAYVRSACESSLKRLDVDCIDLYYVHRIDTRVPIEITMGELKKLVEEGKIKYIGLSEASPSTIRRAHAVNPITAVQIEWSLWSRDVEEELIPTCRELGIGLVPYSPLGRGFLSVGPKMLENASKGDFRKAFCPRFYDENLESNRIIYEKICDMATSKGCSPSQLALAWVHHQGDDVSPIPGTTKIDNFNDNIRALSVKLTPEEMTQLSTLADNVKGERYASMASTWKNTDTPSLELRKAEA; this is encoded by the exons ATGGGAGTGAATGTGCCGAAAATCAAGCTCGGGTCGGAGGGCCTTGAGGTGTCCAAACAAGGGCTGGGGTGCATGGGCATGTCGGCTTTCTACGGGCCGCCGAAGCCCGAGCCCGATATGATCAAACTCATCCACCACGCCATCAACTCCGGCGTCACCTTTCTCGATACCTCCGACATGTACGGTCCCCACACCAACGATGTCCTAATCGGAAAG GCTTTGAAAGGGGGAATGAGGGAAAAAGTGCAACTTGCTTCCAAGTTTGGGGTAGTTAATCAGGATGGCAAGAGGGAGATTCGTGGTGACCCTGCATATGTCAGGTCGGCATGTGAATCAAGCTTGAAGCGTCTTGATGTTGATTGCATTGATCTCTATTATGTTCATCGGATTGACACTCGTGTGCCCATTGAAATCACA ATGGGGGAACTTAAGAAACTGGTTGaagaaggaaaaataaaatacattggCCTTTCAGAGGCCTCTCCTTCAACAATTAGAAGGGCTCATGCTGTTAATCCAATTACTGCTGTTCAAATCGAATGGTCACTGTGGTCAAGAGATGTGGAAGAAGAATTGATTCCTACATGCAG AGAACTTGGTATTGGACTTGTGCCATATAGTCCACTTGGACGCGGCTTCCTTTCAGTAGGACCCAAGATGTTAGAGAATGCATCGAAGGGCGACTTTCGTAAG GCCTTTTGTCCGAGGTTCTATGACGAAAATCTTGAAAGCAACAGGATCATATACGAAAAGATATGTGACATGGCTACAAGTAAAGGTTGCAGCCCATCTCAACTGGCGTTGGCTTGGGTTCATCACCAAGGAGATGATGTGTCTCCTATACCGGGCACCACCAAGATTGACAACTTCAACGACAATATCAGAGCCCTCTCTGTGAAACTAACTCCGGAAGAGATGACTCAACTCTCTACTTTGGCTGATAATGTCAAGGGAGAACGGTATGCTTCCATGGCCAGCACATGGAAAAACACAGACACGCCCTCGTTGGAATTGCGGAAAGCCGAGGCCTGA
- the LOC131001359 gene encoding auxin-induced protein PCNT115-like: MGVNVPRVKLGSQGLEVSKQGLGCMGMSASYGQPKPEPEMIQLIHHAINSGVTFLDTSDAYGPHTNEILIGKALKGGMREKVQIASKFGILHRDVKLDIHGEPEYVRAACEASLKRLDIDCIDLYYIHRIDTRVPIEVTMGELKKLVEEGKIKYVGLSEASASTIRRAHAVHPITAVQNEWSLWSRDLEEELIPTCRELGIGIVPYSPLGRGFFSVGPKLIQNLPEGDMRKLFPRFKAENFETNKVVYEKISEMATRKGCTPSQLALAWVHHQGDDVCPIPGTTKIDNINENIGALSVKLTPEEMDQLSALADMVKGERHVFMENTWIHSNTPPLSSWKVHT, translated from the exons ATGGGAGTGAATGTGCCGAGAGTCAAGCTGGGGTCGCAGGGCCTTGAGGTGTCCAAACAAGGCCTCGGCTGCATGGGCATGTCCGCCAGCTACGGCCAGCCGAAGCCCGAGCCCGAGATGATCCAACTCATCCACCACGCCATCAACTCCGGCGTCACATTTCTCGACACCTCCGATGCCTATGGTCCCCATACCAACGAAATTCTTATTGGAAAG GCTTTAAAAGGGGGGATGAGGGAGAAAGTGCAAATTGCTTCTAAGTTTGGGATATTACACAGGGATGTGAAACTGGATATACATGGTGAACCAGAATATGTGAGGGCTGCATGCGAGGCGAGCTTGAAGCGTCTTGATATTGACTGTATTGATCTTTATTACATTCATAGGATCGACACTCGTGTGCCCATTGAAGTCACA ATGGGAGAACTTAAGAAACTGGTTGAAGAagggaaaataaaatatgttgGGCTCTCAGAGGCCTCTGCTTCGACAATAAGAAGGGCTCATGCTGTTCACCCAATTACTGCCGTCCAGAATGAATGGTCATTGTGGTCAAGAGATTTGGAAGAAGAATTAATTCCTACTTGCAG AGAACTTGGCATTGGAATTGTCCCATACAGTCCGCTCGGACGTGGCTTCTTTTCAGTAGGTCCCAAGTTGATACAGAACTTGCCAGAGGGCGACATGCGTAAG CTCTTTCCAAGGTTCAAGGCTGAGAATTTTGAAACCAACAAGGTTGTATATGAAAAGATCAGTGAAATGGCTACGAGAAAAGGCTGCACCCCGTCTCAACTGGCTTTAGCTTGGGTTCATCACCAAGGAGATGACGTGTGCCCTATACCCGGCACCACCAAGATCGACAATATCAATGAGAATATTGGAGCTCTCTCGGTGAAACTAACTCCAGAAGAGATGGATCAGCTCTCGGCTTTGGCTGACATGGTTAAGGGGGAGAGGCATGTGTTCATGGAGAATACATGGATACATTCCAACACGCCACCATTGTCATCTTGGAAAGTCCATACCTGA
- the LOC131001358 gene encoding auxin-induced protein PCNT115-like gives MGVNVPRIKLGSQGLEVSKQGLGCMGMSASYGQPKPDAEMIQLIHHAINSGVTFLDTSDAYGPHTNEILIGKALKGGMREKVQIASKFGFARKDGKREICGDPEYVRSACEASLKRLDIECIDLYYVHRIDTRVPIEVTMGELKKLVEEGKIKYVGLSEASVSTIRRAHAVHPITAIQNEWSLWSRDLEEELVPACRELGIGIVTYSPLGRGFLSVGPKLIQNLPEGDFRKIFPRFKAENLEANKVVYEKISEMATRKGCTPSQLALAWVHHQGDDVCPIPGTTKINNFNENIGALTVKLTPEEMTELSSLADMVGGERHAFMTSTWVNSDTPPLSSWKVDA, from the exons ATGGGAGTGAATGTGCCGAGAATCAAGCTGGGGTCGCAGGGCCTTGAGGTGTCCAAACAAGGCCTCGGCTGCATGGGCATGTCAGCCAGCTACGGGCAGCCGAAGCCCGACGCCGAGATGATCCAACTCATCCACCACGCCATCAACTCCGGCGTCACATTTCTCGACACCTCTGACGCCTACGGTCCCCATACCAACGAAATTCTAATCGGAAAG GCTTTGAAAGGGGGGATGAGGGAGAAAGTGCAAATTGCTTCTAAGTTTGGTTTTGCACGCAAGGATGGGAAAAGGGAAATATGTGGTGACCCGGAATATGTGAGGTCTGCATGCGAGGCGAGCTTGAAGCGTCTTGATATTGAGTGTATTGATCTGTATTATGTTCATAGGATTGACACTCGTGTACCCATTGAAGTCACG ATGGGAGAACTTAAGAAACTGGTTGAAGAagggaaaataaaatatgtCGGTCTCTCAGAGGCTTCTGTTTCAACAATCAGAAGGGCTCATGCTGTTCACCCAATTACTGCGATCCAGAATGAATGGTCACTATGGTCAAGAGATTTGGAAGAAGAATTAGTTCCTGCTTGCAG AGAACTTGGCATTGGAATTGTCACATACAGTCCACTTGGACGTGGCTTTTTGTCAGTCGGTCCCAAGTTGATACAGAACTTGCCAGAGGGTGACTTCCGTAAG ATCTTTCCAAGGTTCAAAGCTGAGAATCTTGAAGCCAATAAGGTCGTATATGAAAAGATCAGTGAAATGGCTACTAGAAAAGGCTGCACCCCGTCTCAACTGGCATTGGCTTGGGTTCATCACCAAGGAGATGATGTGTGCCCTATACCCGGCACCACCAAGATCAACAACTTCAATGAGAATATTGGAGCTCTCACAGTGAAACTAACTCCGGAAGAGATGACTGAGCTCTCTTCTTTGGCTGACATGGTTGGTGGGGAGAGGCACGCGTTCATGACAAGT